One Clupea harengus chromosome 3, Ch_v2.0.2, whole genome shotgun sequence DNA window includes the following coding sequences:
- the plekha7a gene encoding pleckstrin homology domain-containing family A member 7 isoform X4, whose amino-acid sequence MSAVQPPQTDPHPPSEVTEAPSAITEPPVSGNHTSKSFRSSSRVYSFGKREQSIKRNPNVPVVVRGWLYKQDSSGLRLWKRKWFVLADYCLFYYKDSREESVLGSIPLPSYIISPVEPDDHISRKFAFKATHTGMRSFIYSKSALIGSQTEHGGMRTYFFSADTQEDMNGWIRAMNQAALMQNHQNHGVRVSEKLEKSERLLTAEEGEPEHKAAEPQTNHITVRPLNPGPLELEAPPNGPLITDKEEMTQEVALEAPSLEDAGKAPSSRVTVEEEVFFPASDSLPPSRASSRGPSRGPSSRGPSRPSFTLSNGSLPEVNGIGGGVGEVSRGPTPQGEIGMQAQRRSTLEQVEHWVKVQKVEQRGTLPRRPKSTQPGTTAVEVYHSNPPQSYPTNPPQPYPPNATQSYQTLPKTPPSQRHQLPSDYKYAQDRLSHFRLTHGHPPVAGKDDTVWRLYEWQQRQRYRHASPTAPLYNPSPEYPGPRLGYHMTQNKGKPRSIPVPPSLADIPPPGPPRTRQPSPRRPHTPADRVTIRPHDQRPVVEVPPSASPRRQYTQKSATVDRRSMPPSGYITHTVSAPSLYGKTVDDTYVQLKKDLEYLDLKVIAPDSLKGLMGKPVRVAESDVDVQLSRLCEQDKILQELQAKISALIQDKDKLESVLDVSHQQMEQYQDQPAHAEKIACQQKLLQEDVVHIRAAVSWVSTEMERSWMEYCRQEQCVLQLREALQGQMELCTDSQERGQMKRELWRVEDVMAGLSTNKANYKITINSVQNPERRLAPSVPESIVPSRCVTPSLGERSSRSSPLLTENPPIQWQPPPTHTSVPTWAEDPAPPRPPLPLLYDCEDMPPAVPPLPKEAAVIRHMSVRGLKRQSDGRRRDREGNYPLESKVELRTYLSEPELAGSGQGHEGGYHTLPNKGLSGSSSRINQTSHLSSFVTMRKGSHFRGGLQERPKSALERLYSTDSQQAEQSQPRVRMTAEEQLERMKRHQKALVRERKRNLSQGERLSSVSTSTSRPLTSDPASQSKEQDLDSQLMERTVPREEQQTAEGRGSESLNGPSQSEQVSSDGEWLTALAVPMREQDLEPVDFEFDISRELATPPKVPIPRRYVELELEEILSSEEIEARHLKTEKIKNLLAKSSGQNMASSLNVDTTELDYTLQQRERIVGIPRALASEASMKIKQAAAARASLGQ is encoded by the exons ATGTCCGCTGTGCAGCCTCCCCAAACGGACCCCCACCCTCCCAGTGAGGTCACCGAAGCCCCCTCTGCCATAACCGAGCCCCCTGTCTCTGGAAACCACACCTCCAAG AGCTTCAGATCATCTAGCCGTGTATACAGCTTTGGTAAGCGGGAGCAGTCTATCAAGAGGAATCCAAACGTTCCTGTGGTGGTCCGGGGATGGCTCTACAAACAG gATAGCTCAGGCTTGCGTCTGTGGAAGAGGAAATGGTTCGTGTTGGCTGATTACTGCCTGTTTTATTATAAAG acagcagagaggagtcGGTCCTGGGAAGCATTCCTCTGCCCAGTTACATCATCTCTCCTGTTGAGCCAGATGACCACATCAGCCGCAAGTTTGCCTTCAAG GCCACTCACACGGGCATGCGCTCCTTCATCTACAGTAAAAGCGCTCTGATTGGCTCGCAAACAGAACATGGCGGCATGAGAACGTACTTCTTCAGCGCAGACACACAAGAGGACATGAACGGCTGGATCCGAGCCATGAACCAGGCCGCTCTCATGCAGAACCATCAGAACCACGGCGTTAG AGTGTCAGAGAAGCTTGAGAAGTCTGAGCGTCTGCTCACTGCAGAAGAGGGGGAGCCTGAACACAAGGCCGCTGAGCCACAAACCAATCACATCACTGTCAGACCTCTTAACCCCGGCCCTCTGGAACTGGAGGCTCCGCCCAATGGCCCACTGATAACAGACAAGGAGGAGATGACCCAGGAAGTTGCCCTGGAAGCTCCCTCATTGGAGGATGCTGGGAAGGCCCCCTCAAGCAGGGTCACAGTCGAAGAGGAGGTGTTCTTTCCGGCCTCCGATTCCCTGCCTCCATCTCGTGCCTCATCCAGAGGTCCGTCACGGGGACCCTCGTCTCGAGGTCCATCTCGCCCCTCCTTCACGCTCTCGAATGGCTCCCTCCCAGAGGTGAACGGCATCgggggaggagtgggggaggtgAGCAGAGGGCCGACCCCACAGGGGGAGATTGGCATGCAGGCGCAGAGGAGGAGCACGCTGGAGCAGGTGGAGCACTGGGTCAAAGTTCagaaagtggagcagagagg GACTCTTCCGCGACGCCCAAAGTCCACCCAACCTGGCACCACAGCTGTCGAGGTTTACCACTCCAACCCACCTCAGTCGTACCCGACTAACCCCCCTCAACCCTACCCACCTAACGCCACACAGTCCTACCAGACCCTGCCAAAGACCCCACCCAGTCAGCGCCACCAACTGCCCAGCGACTACAAGTATGCGCAGGACCGCCTCAGTCACTTCCGGCTGACGCACGGCCATCCCCCAGTAGCGGGTAAGGACGACACTGTGTGGCGGCTCTATGAGTGGCAGCAGCGCCAGCGGTACAGACACGCCAGTCCCACTGCCCCGCTCTACAACCCCAGCCCAGAGTACCCCGGCCCACGACTGGGCTACCATATGACCCAAAACAAG GGCAAACCACGGTCCATCCCTGTGCCCCCATCGCTGGCTGACATCCCCCCTCCTGGGCCACCTCGAACAAGACAGCCATCGCCGCGGCGACCGCACACCCCTGCTGACCGCGTCACCATCCGGCCACATGACCAGAGACCCGTGGTGGAGGTGCCACCCTCCGCATCACCACGGAGACAGTACACACAAAAG tCAGCCACTGTTGACAGACGCTCCATGCCTCCGTCAGGTTACATAACCCACACAGTCAGCGCGCCGAGCCTCTACGGGAAAACG GTGGATGACACATACGTGCAGCTGAAGAAAGACCTGGAGTACCTGGACCTAAAG GTGATTGCCCCTGACTCACTGAAGGGGCTGATGGGGAAGCCAGTGAGGGTTGCCGAGAGCGATGTGGAC GTTCAACTGAGTAGACTGTGTGAGCAAGACAAAATCCTCCAGGAGCTGCAAGCAAAGATCAGTGCCCTCATACAGGACAAG GACAAGCTGGAGTCTGTGCTAGACGTGTCCCATCAGCAGATGGAGCAGTACCAAGACCAGCCGGCCCACGCCGAGAAGATCGCCTGCCAGCAGAAACTACTGCAGGAGGACGTGGTGCACATCCGTGCCGCGGTCTCCTGGGTCTCCACG GAGATGGAACGCTCTTGGATGGAGTACTGTAGGCAGGAGCAATGTGTTCTGCAGCTAAGAGAAGCACTTCAGGGGCAGATGGAGCTCTGTACTGACTCAcag GAGAGAGGTCAAATGAAGAGAGAGTTGTGGAGGGTGGAAGATGTCATGGCAGGTTTAAGTACCAACAAAGCCAACTATAAAATCACCATCAACTCAGTGCAGAACCCAG agcGGAGACTTGCCCCATCTGTGCCTGAGTCTATCGTGCCTTCTCGCTGTGTGACCCCTTCTCTTGGAGAGAGGTCATCTAGGAGCAGCCCCCTCCTCACAGAGAACCCCCCTATCCAATGGCAAccgcccccaacacacacatcagtgccaACATGG GCAGAGGATCCAGCCCCTCCCAGAccccctctgcccctcctctACGACTGCGAGGACATGCCGCCGGCTGTGCCCCCACTCCCCAAGGAGGCGGCCGTCATCCGACACATGTCCGTCCGCGGCCTCAAGCGCCAGTCAGACGGGAGGAGACGCGACCGTGAGGGCAACTACCCCTTAGAGAGCAAG GTGGAGTTGAGGACGTACCTGAGCGAACCCGAGCTGGCTGGAAGTGGCCAGGGGCACGAGGGTGGCTACCACACGCTGCCAAACAAAG gcctcTCTGGTTCGTCCTCCAGGATAAACCAAACAAGCCATTTGTCCTCGTTTGTCACAATGAGGAAAGGCAGTCACTTCAGAGGAGGTTTACAG GAGAGACCAAAGAGTGCCTTGGAGAGGCTGTACAGCACAGACTCCCAGCAGGCCGAGCAGTCTCAACCCCGTGTGCGAATGACCGCCGAGGAGCAGCTGGAGCGAATGAAACGGCATCAGAAGGCGCTAGTGCGGGAGCGCAAACGCAACCTCAGCCAGGGCGAGCGCCTCTCCAGCGTTTCCACTTCCACCTCCCGccccctgacctctgaccccgcatCA CAAAGTAAGGAGCAGGATTTGGATTCACAGCTGATGGAACGCACAGTACCAAGGGAGGAGCAACAAACTGCAGAAGGGAGGGGCAGTGAAAGCCTGAATGggcccagccaatcagaacaagTGAGCAGTGATGGGGAGTGGCTTACAGCACTGGCTGTGCCAATGAGAGAGCAGGACCTCGAACCTGTGGACTTTGAGTTTGACATCAGCAGAGAG TTGGCTACTCCACCGAAGGTGCCAATCCCCAGACGCTATGTTGAGCTGGAGCTCGAGGAGATCCTGAGTTCTGAGGAGATAGAGGCCCGCCACCTTAAAACAGAGAAGATCAAAAACCTACTCGCCAAGTCAAG TGGTCAGAACATGGCGTCCTCCCTCAACGTGGACACAACAGAGCTGGACTACACCctgcagcagagggagaggattgTGGGTATTCCGCGTGCGTTGGCATCTGAAGCATCGATGAAGATCAAGCAGGCAGCAGCAG CCCGGGCCTCCCTTGGACAATGA